A genomic segment from Triticum dicoccoides isolate Atlit2015 ecotype Zavitan chromosome 1A, WEW_v2.0, whole genome shotgun sequence encodes:
- the LOC119268609 gene encoding very-long-chain aldehyde decarbonylase GL1-5: protein MATNPGLFSEWPWKMLGSFKYVVLAPWVAHGIQQVATKGWREADLGYLVILPSMILRGLHNQAWITVSRLQNARGKRQIVDRGIEFEQIDRERNWDDQIILSAILLFLGALHLPGGQNLPLWRTDGAVLLALLHAGPVEFLYYWFHRALHHHFLYTRYHSHHHASIVTEPITSVIHPFAELVAYELLFSIPMIACVLTGTASIMTFELYMLYIDFMNNMGHCNFELVPTWLFTWFPPLKYLMYTPSFHSLHHTQFRTNYSLFMPFYDYIYNTMDKSSDTLHEKSIESKEEAVDVVHLTHLTSLQSIYHMRPGFAEFAAKPYASKWYMRIMWPLSWLSMVLTWAYGSWFTVERNVMEKLKIQSWAIPRYNFHYGLNWEKEAINNLIVKAICEADKKGAKVVSLGLLNQAQSLNGSGELYLQKYPKLGLKLVDGTSLAAAVVVNSIPHGADQVVLSGNISKVACAVAAALCKKNIKVIITNKQDYHFLQPKIPEDAADNLLLSKTGMAKVWIIGEGADATEQLRAPKGTRFIPYSQFPPRMARKDGCTYSTTPAMSVPKTLQNVHSCENWLPRRVMSAWRVAGIVHALEGWDEHECGDTVLDMDKIWSAALLHGFRPVAEA from the exons ATGGCCACAAACCCCGGCCTCTTCAGCGAGTGGCCATGGAAGATGCTCGGCAGCTTCAAG TACGTGGTGCTGGCGCCATGGGTGGCGCACGGCATCCAGCAGGTGGCGACCAAGGGGTGGCGCGAGGCCGATCTGGGGTACCTGGTGATCCTCCCGTCGATGATTCTCCGGGGGCTCCACAACCAGGCCTGGATCACGGTGTCCCGCCTCCAGAACGCGCGCGGCAAGCGGCAGATCGTCGACCGCGGCATCGAGTTCGAGCAGATCGACCGCGAGCGCAACTGGGACGACCAGATCATCCTGAGCGCCATCCTCTTGTTCCTGGGCGCGCTGCACCTGCCGGGCGGGCAGAACCTGCCGCTGTGGAGGACGGACGGCGCGGTGCTGCTGGCGCTGCTGCACGCCGGCCCGGTGGAGTTCCTCTACTACTGGTTCCACCGCGCGCTGCACCACCACTTCCTCTACACGCGCTACCACTCGCACCACCACGCCTCCATCGTCACCGAGCCCATCACAT CCGTGATTCATCCATTTGCCGAGCTCGTGGCCTACGAACTGCTCTTCTCGATCCCGATGATCGCCTGCGTTCTGACAGGAACTGCTTCCATCATGACGTTTGAGCTCTACATGCTCTACATCGACTTCATGAACAACATGGGCCACTGCAACTTCGAGCTGGTGCCCACCTGGCTCTTCACATGGTTCCCTCCGCTCAAATATCTCATGTACACACCATC GTTTCACTCTCTCCACCACACTCAGTTCCGGACGAACTACTCTCTTTTCATGCCGTTCTACGACTACATATACAACACGATGGACAAGTCGTCAGACACGCTGCATGAGAAATCGATCGAGAGCAAGGAGGAGGCCGTAGATGTGGTTCACCTCACCCACCTCACCAGCCTGCAGTCCATCTACCACATGAGGCCCGGGTTCGCCGAGTTCGCCGCCAAGCCGTACGCCTCAAAGTGGTACATGCGGATCATGTGGCCTCTGTCCTGGCTCTCCATGGTGCTCACGTGGGCGTACGGTTCTTGGTTCACCGTTGAGAGGAATGTCATGGAGAAACTCAAAATCCAGTCTTGGGCCATACCAAGATACAATTTCCAT TATGGATTGAACTGGGAGAAGGAAGCAATTAATAACCTGATTGTGAAGGCAATATGTGAAGCTGACAAGAAGGGGGCTAAAGTTGTTAGCCTTGGACTCCTGAATCAG GCCCAGAGCCTCAACGGAAGCGGAGAGCTTTATCTACAAAAGTACCCAAAGTTGGGGTTGAAACTGGTGGATGGAACCAGTCTAGCTGCTGCAGTGGTTGTCAATAGTATTCCCCATGGCGCGGACCAAGTTGTTCTTTCAGGAAACATTTCCAAGGTGGCCTGTGCTGTGGCTGCAGCTCTATGCAAGAAAAATATCAAG GTGATAATAACAAACAAGCAAGACTATCATTTCCTTCAGCCCAAAATACCAGAAGATGCAGCTGACAACCTTTTACTGTCGAAAACCGGTATGGCCAAG GTGTGGATAATCGGAGAAGGCGCAGATGCCACCGAACAGCTCAGGGCGCCGAAAGGAACACGGTTCATCCCGTACTCACAGTTCCCACCAAGAATGGCGCGCAAGGACGGCTGCACATACTCGACGACTCCGGCGATGAGCGTGCCTAAAACACTGCAGAATGTTCATTCGTGCGAG AACTGGCTGCCGAGGAGGGTgatgagcgcgtggcgcgtcgcggggaTCGTTCATGCGTTGGAGGGATGGGACGAGCATGAGTGCGGGGACACGGTGCTCGACATGGACAAAATTTGGTCTGCCGCACTTCTGCATGGCTTTCGCCCCGTTGCTGAAGCTTGA